DNA sequence from the Bacteroidota bacterium genome:
TGCCGGCGTGCCGCCGAAGGGCGGCAGAAAGCACCCTGAACAGAGTCTCATCAACATCAACACACGGAATATTCTGTTCATCTGCGGCGGCGCATTCGAGGGGCTCGACAAAATCATCGCCCGCCGCGTGAACAAGAACCCGATGGGATTCGGCGCCGACATCAAAGGGAAACACGACTCGAACGGTACGGATATGCTGCAACTGGTGCAGCCTGAGGATTTGATGAAATTCGGGCTCATCCCGGAATTCATCGGTCGCATGCCGCTGATTGCCTCATTGCATGCACTGGGCGAAGAAGCGCTGCGTAACATCCTCACCGAACCGAAGAATGCGCTTGTCAAACAGTACAAGAAGTTGTTCCGTATGGAAGGTGTCGAGTTGCATTTCGAAGACTCGGCAATCAGGATGGTTGTGCAGAAGGCCATCGAGCGCGGCACAGGAGCCCGGGCGCTCCGTTCCATCATAGAAGAAGTGATGCTCGAGATCATGTACACCTTGCCCGAACGCGAAAACGTCGCGACCTGCACGATAACAAAGGATGTCATTCTCAAGAAGAAAGACCCTCTCTACACGTTCGAAGAGAGAAAACAATCTGCATAGACACTCAGGGGGTTCTTGAAAAACAACAAAGGCGAGCTTTTCACGGCTCGCCTTTCTGTCTTATGAGAGTGCCTGCCGTTCTATCGCGTCAAGACCATCTTCCGCGCCTCCGCAAACGTGCCTGCTGTCAGTCGATAAAAGTAGATTCCGCTGGCAACCGGCATTCCTTTTGCGTTCTTACCATCCCACGCTACGGTGTATGTTCCGGCACGTTGCGTTTCGTTGACGAGTGTCCGGATTTCCTGTCCGTTGATACTAAAGATTTTCAATACCGCGTTTTCCTGTCGCGGTAACTGGTAGCTGATACGCGTTTCGGGATTGAAGGGGTTCGGAAAATTCTGTTCGAGGGCAAAGCGGGACGGCCCACCGTTCCCTTCTGCAACATCTGTAATCCGCTCCTGAATTTCGAGATTGTCAATTGCCCAGCCCCAGCCGGTGACTCCCGCATCCGTATAAAGCCGGAACCGGACAAAGATGTTCTCGCCGGTATTGAATACATCGCGGAGATTCAGTTCGTGATGGCGAAACATTGTCGCGTTCCCGGGGGTTGACGTATTGTACGCATTCAACCACGCCGGGTCGTATGTTGCATCGTAGCCGTTTGCCAGCGGAATCCAGTTAATACCGTCCCGCGTTCCTTCGACAATAACATAATCGTAGAAGGACGGATCGCCAAACGGAGCGCCCGGTTCACCGGGTTCAACAAGGGCGACGTTATCATATGCAAGATATGCGTTTGTTGGCGCAACTATAATCGGGATTGTAAGCGTATACGTGTTGTTGAGATTGTTGCCATAGGGATGGGCGGTGTGAATTCCGCCGTCCGTAAATCCTGTCGGCGTCGTAACACTGAATCCAGTCCCTGTGAAATCACTTGTTGCAGCATTGAATGTATTCGAGTAGGCGGACCGCGCAGGGGCAATCACAATAACTGCGATACTCCTTGCGATAGAGGGGTACACAACTCCCCCTTTATAGGAAGCCACTGAGACCGTCAGCGTGCGAGCTTGAAGGACAGGATATTTGACAATGGTATCGCGCATCGCAACAGGATTGGCTCCGAGCTTGACGAACGGAGTGTCGTTGATGGCAACGATGGTCGAGTCATACAGCCCGCGCAACGTCACGGGAATTGAAAGCATCCCGTCCGGTGCCTGCGCCATCGTTCCAAGCAGCGGCTTGAACGTTTGACCTCCAGCAAGACCCGGTATGTTCACGCTCCAGATTCCTCTGCCGTGCGTCGCAAGCACAACTTCATCCTCAACATGCGTCATAAACCAAATGCAGGCTGCAGGCATACCGTTATTGGCAAGATGCCAGCTTGTGCCGTTGTTCGTGGATTCAAACAAACCGATCTCCGTTCCCGCCCACAAAACGTTCGGCGTATGCGGAAGGACAAGAAGATCATACACAGCAACGTCGGGGAAGCCGTTGTTGCTCGAAGGGCCGGGTATGTACCCGCTGATATCTTCCCACGTTTGACCGAGATTGGTTGTGCGCAGAATCTTTGGTTTCTGTGCAAAACTGAAGAGAACATAGGCTGTCGAATCCTCCCACGGATGCGTTGCAAGTCCGGAAATGCCCCCCATTGTTGTTCCCGTGAAGTCGGGAACGGGTGTGAACGTCACTCCCCGGTTCGTTGAAAGATGGATCTTGCCTGTCGCATCCATTCGCGAACCGGCCCACACGATATCCGGATTGGAGCGCGAAATTCTGACATCGTGGAAAGAACTGATTGCCCCCCAGGTGCCGCTGGGAATTGAAGTCAACACCCAGTTCTGACCGAAATTGGTCGAACGGTACACGCCGCTGGCGCCGACTGCGAACAGCAAATCGGGTTCCATGTTTGTCTTGGCAATTTTTGTGATGAACGGCGCATTGCCCGAACCCGTTGCCAATCCGCTTGTTGCGGAAACAAAACTCGATCCGCCGTTCGTTGATCGTCGCAAGCCGTTGTACTGCGAGCCGCCGATGAGTCTCAACGGATCGTCGAAGTGCCAAGAGGTTTCGTATCCGTCACCGCCGATTTGGGATGTCCATCCCGTCAAGGCATTCGGATCGATGGGCGAGCGCCACGTCCCGTTGTCCTGCATACCGCCGAAGTAGGCACTGGCGCCGGGACGTTTATCAACGCCGTAGAATTGGCTCGTGATCATACCATTGCCGGGATTAATCCAGCCCGTTGAGCTATCGGTAGAAATTCCCATACCTCCATCATTCGCATTGATAATACGGAATGAATTGTTCGGCTTCGGTATAATCATGAGGTTATGATGATCAACGTGAACTGCGCCGGCAGACATGGAGGCAATCGTACGCTGGGTCTCAGAGATCATCGTGATCACATAGAGATTCACGCCGCCGACGTACACGCGGTTCTCGTTTGTCGGATGTACAACAATCGTGTTATCATACCAGCCTTGCGATGAAAGCCAATTCACGTTCGTGCCGCTTACAGTTGTGAGAGTCCAACTGGCCCCTGCATTGGTGGTAACATAGAGATTGGAATTCGGCGTCCCTTCCGAGGCCGCGTAGATCTTATTCACGTTCGATGGGGCAATCGCAAGCTCGTATCTCCCCGTCTGATCATTGATGCCGCTTGACGAAAGGAACCACGTCTCTCCGGCATCCGTCGACTTAATGATCCCCTTTTCATCGATTGCCGCATATTGAATATCAAAGTTGCCGGGTGTTTCAATTATCTGAAGTACTTTCTTTACGCGGTCGAACGTCCCGATATCAGTCTCAAGATACACTTGATACCAACTCACACCGCCGTTTGTCGATTTATAAATACCCGACTTGTTCACGGTGTTCTGTTTGTAGCGTCCCGATGAGGTTGCCGCCAAAACAACATCCGGGTTCTGCGGGTGGACAATCATCCGGGCAATGTTGTTGAAGTTATCGTTGTTGATCGTGCTGGTAAGTTGAAACCACGTTTCGCCGCGATCTGTGGACTTGAGAATTCCATCTCCATTCACGACATCCACACTGAACATACTCTCTCCTGTTCCGACGTACATGATATTCGGGTTGGAGGGAGATTGGATAATCACGGAGGCGGCAAGGTTCGGCATATTCGCCGTCAACTCACGCCAGCTTGCCCCAGCATTTGTGGTTTTCCAGACGCCCCCTCCGACCGAGCCAAAATACCACGTATTATAATTCGGGTCTGCCGGATCGACGACGATACCTCTTGCCCGACCCGGAACATTGCCCGGCCCCCGACTGATCCAGGTAAGAATGTTTGGAGAAGTCGGCGCGCTGTAGCGTGCTTTTGTCAGCTCCGTCATTTTGTGGTTTGGAGGATACGCGTGAACCGCCTCGCCGTACGGGATGCGCATTTCGTGCAGAATGCGGGCAAACTGGTGTGGTGCTTCCGCCTTTGCTTCGCCCAGCCGGATCTTTTCAAGCGTCCTGACCCGGGCAGCATTCCGGATTCCTTCGGGCGAATCGGGATCGAGTTTGGATTTGAGTTTCAGCAATTGCTGATACTCACTCACTTCCTCCGCCGTCAGATACATGGCGTCATCAGTGACCTTGTCTTTGCCAAAAAAATACACACCCGAAATGCCGAGCGTTAGCAGAACAACAACTCCGATGAGTAGCTTCCGGTTCATGATATACCTTTCGGTGATGATGAAATGATATGATGGTTGATAACTAATCCGATCCGGTTATTTGGATGAGGTTCGTGTACTCAGGTCGTAGATTTCGGTGAACGCATCCGCCGTTTCGTCGCCTGAAATGTTGCCGGGAATCCGGACGATGGAGAGTTTTCCTTCCTCCAACCATTTTACGGTTCCGCTCTCCAACTCACGCTCGTACACAATTGAGTCCGCTGTTGTTGAATAGACGAAGAATGCGAGAGGTTGAACGCCGGGTTTCGGTTTCTCTTTCTTCACACACAAAACAAACTCGCCACCGCCGGGAACGATCTCAAACTCGCCGCCGAATCTCTCGTTTGCAAAGTACTCTGCCCTCTGCTCGCTGTTCGGCGCCCCGGAACAGCCCGCAAGCAGGAGAAGAAAAAACGCAACAACACGGTTTAGCTGATAAATGCCGGTCACTGACCAATCACGTTATGGAAGTAGAATCGAGAAAACCCGGAAAGGTTTTGTCGCGAGGGCTGCGAATAAGGTAAGCATTGAACGGGGGAAAAGTCAATACAAAGGGCGGAGTTTTCTCCGCCCTTCAGGTATTTCGTTCCTGTTGAGTTACTTGCCGGGCTAACGTACGAGAAGCATCCGCTTTGTTTGCACGAACGATCCCGCCTGCAACTTGTAGAAATACACCCCGCTCGCCTGCCCGGTTGCGTCGAACTGAACCGAATGGTTGCCTGCGTTTCTTCTCCCGTTCACCAACGTCGCCACCTCCCGCCCCAACATATCGTACACCGTGAGCGTAACGTCCGCCACGACCGGCAGTTGATACGTGATGGTCGTGGTGGGATTGAAGGGATTTGGATAATTCTGAGCGAGGAAGAACTCTGACGGCACGCCGTTCTCTGTTGATGGAGTGGAGAGAACAAAACTGTTGTACAAATTCAGCGCCTGAATAGCCGTGCTCTGCAATCCCGTTAAGTTGTACGCACACACAATTGCCAAGGCGAACCGCATCGTATCGTACGGCGCGAGGTGGAACGGACCAATAGCGAGAAGAAAACGCGTGTCGGACAAGGACGGGAATTCATCGGGCGCTATCCCGCCGGAACTCATCATATCGTAAGTTGCTGCATCCGAGTTTGGTATACCGGAAAGAGGAAACCTCTGAAACGTAATGCGCGCCGAAGAGGAGGGATCCAACAAGCTGACACCAAATGGCGTCGAGCCGGAATCAAGCGGATTGGCAACGTATGCCATTCGCGTTGAGGCAAAGAAGCCCGCAAAATTACGCGTGTGGAAAAGGGGCACATCGTTTGGGCCGACATCAGGATCCGCATACATACCGATGTAGCAGCTGTCAACCGTCCGCGTTGATGTATTGATGATATGATATCGAATAATCTCTATGCCCTCGTTGATGGGAGAGTCCCACGTGAATGAACTCTGGATCACCTTCAATCCAATAGGGGTATGTCCCGCGGGTCTGACATCGTAGTCCGTATACCGGCAGAAGAAGTTCTGATCCGCGACAGGCGTGTACGCCAATGACGTCCCCCAGTATGCATCCCACCCGGGAGGTTTCGGAGTACCTTGCCCATACACTCTCCAGATGGAATCAGCAGCGGTGAGTCCCGGAGCAAACTCAGTGAGAGTTGACACGGCCTTTGCCTTCGGACCGGTTCCCGTACCTGTTGTATCAATCAATCCCCCAACCCACATCCCGCCAATGTAGAGATGTTCGATCCGTGCACCGGCGGGAAAATCCAATCCGATGGAATCATGCGGAGGAGGTGTGATGAGATACGAAACCTTGCCCATCATCCCTCGATTGTCCATTTGGAGCAACATGGTTGTTCCCTGCTTTGCAGAGACAACATTTGGCTGCGCAACGATTTGACCGTAGATGAAAAGTGATACAGCGAGGGGAACCAACAGCAGGTGTTCTGTTCGAGAGTGTGTCATAGCTCTTCCCTTTCAGATAAGAAGTGAGGAATAGTTGACAGCCGAAATATACTACACCAAATGCCGAACTGCAACGGAAATCCGCAGCCCGGCATTCGGTAAGAATTACTTCACGACCATCATCTTGCGCGTCGCAACAGAGCCGGGAATCGAAAGTCTGTAAAAATAGACGCCGCTGGCCAATCCCGAAGTATTAAATTGTACCGCATACTCACCAGCAGTCTTCACTTCATCTACCAACGTCGCCACCTCCCGCCCCAACATATCGTACACCGTGAGCGTGACACCTGCCGCTGTTGGCAGTTTGTACGTGATGGTCGTGGTGGGATTGAACGGGTTGGGATAATTCTGAGCGAGGAAGAACTCTGACGGCACGCCGTTTTCTGTTGATGGAGTGGAAAGAATCAGACTGTTATATAAGTTCAATGCCTGAGCAGCGGCGTTCTGCAATCCCGTTAAGGTATATGCGCACATAATTGCTACGGCAAACCTCAATGTATCGGAGGGCTGCAAGAAGAACGGGCCGATAGCAAGGAGAATTTGAGCGTTGTAGAGTGACGGGAAGTCATCAGGGGCAATAGTCCCGGAACTCATCGCAAGATATTTTGGACCATCCGGGCTTGGAATATTGAAAAGGTAATATCGCTGAAACGTGAGACGCTCCGATGAAGGCGGATCCAACAAACTGATCCCGAACGGCGTCGAACCGCTGTCAACACGATTGTGGACATACGCCAACCTGTTGAGTGAATAGTAGCCTGTATGGTTGCGAAGATAGTATTGCGGTACGCCTGACGGACCGACATCAGCGTCGGCAAACATACCGACATAACAGCTATCAATCGTTCGTTGTGAGTTGTTAATGATATGATAGCGCATAATCTGAATAGGAGAGTCCCACGTAAATGAACTCTGGATCACTTTCAATCGCATCGGAACATGAGCCATGGGCCGTATATCATAATCGGTGTAACGGCAAAAGAAGTTTTGATCCGCAATCGGCGTGTATGCCAACGACGTTCCCCAGTATGCATCCCAGCCCGCGGGTTTTGGCGCGCCTTGGCCGTACACTTTCCAAATTGAATCTGACTGAGATTGGACCGGATAGAATTCATACAATGGACCGGCATATCCCTCGTACGCCGTCGAAACGACTCGAATCTTCTCACCAGTTCCGCTGAGTGTCGTATCAATCAATCCACCAATCCATAATCCGGCGGCATAGAGATGTTCAATCCGTGATTCAGCAGGGAATTCCAATCCGATGGAATCTTCCGGTGGTGGAGTAATGAGATACGAGACCTTTCCGATCGCTCCCCGATTGTCCATTTGAAGCAGCATGGATGTTCCCTGCTTTGCAGAGACAACAATTGGCTGCGCAGCTATTTGACCGTAGATGAAAAATGATACAGCGAGGGGAATCAACAGCAGGTGTTCTGTTCGGGAGTGTGTCATAGCTCTTCCCTTTCAGATAAGAGAAGTGAGGAATAGTTGACAGCCGAAATATACTGCACCAAATGCCGAACTGCAACGGAAATCCGCAGCCCGGCATTCGGCAAGAATTACTTCACGACCATCATCTTACGGGTCGCAACAGAGCCGGGAATCGAAAGTCTGTAAAAATAGACGCCGCTGGCCAATCCCGAAGTATTGAATTGTACCGCATACTCACCAGCCGTCTTTACTTCATCTACCAATGTCGCTACTTCCCGACCGAGAAGGTCAAACACCTTCAGCGTCACATGGTTGGTATTCGGGATTTGGTATTTGATGTTTGTTGTCGGGTTGAACGGGTTGGGATAGTTTTGAGAAAGAATGAATGCAGCGGGAAGTTCGGGAATCCCGGTCACATCCGTTACGATCAGGTTCAACGAATTGGCAATGCGCAGTTTGCCGAACCCCCACGTTGTGTTGGGAACGGTTCCGGTGTACTGATCGGCGATGGCGCCGGCTTGCAGAAGCGCCTTGACGTGCCTGTGTCGCAGTGTGGTGTCGGCTTGAAGCAGAAGTGCCGCTGCACCGGCAACATGAGGCCCGGCCGAGCTTGTTCCTCCGAACCCGGTGTACGTTACGTTGCGCCCGATGGTGTACACTGTACTGCCGGGCGAGGCAACGTCAACAATGCGGAAGCCGTCGAGACGGGTTCCTTTTCCGCTGAAGGTATTGATGTTGGTGTCGTTGGATTTGTTCTTGTACGCGCCTACGCCGATGGCGCTATCGGCGGTGGAGGGCCATGTTGCCGTATTGTCTTCGGAGGGAGAACTCCAACGCGCCAAGCCGCTCCAACTGAATCCGTTGTCGCCCAACATACAATCAATGCGCTTCGCCGTACCGCTTGTATTGACAACGCGAAGATTGTACGTCGTCGAGCCGCTTGATGCGATATACACAGCCATCATTGTGGTGTTGCGTGATGACGTACCTTTGTTGGAGTAAACGGATTTAGTCCCGATCGTGATCGTCGAACCGTCACCCGGCAGCGGCACAAAGCTGCTCGATGCAACTTGGAGCGATACGGTAACATCACTCGCGTTTCCCATCCATCTGACTGAAGGCCATACTTGCGATGACGAACCGCCCGTGAAGGTAATCGTTGTCGAGTCGCTGGCATTGACCGTGACTGTTTTCTGCATAAATCCGCCGGTGAGATTGCCGGCAGGCATTACTTGTACGATGCCGTTCGCCGCATACTCGTTGATCATGATTTCTTCGTTCGACGAACCGTCCAGATACTCCCACACCCATTCTCCATCCTCCACCAAAAACACATCGGCGCCCTCAGCCGCGGCCCATGCCATCATAGCCGCCAGTCCGGTAAAGAAACGGGGAGTGTTGTTGTACTCGATTGATCCGAAAATCATGTCGGCACCGGGGGCAATTCCGGCGAGACGGTGAACACCTTCGATTCCGCCGACGGCAATTCCCGCAACCGAAGTTCCGTGTCCGCCGTACGGGCCGGTATCAGGATTCGCATTGATCAAATCAATTCCGCGTCGCCGTACAACTCCGCTTGTTTCTCTGATTGCCCGGATCTTCGATGTCTTCAATCCGACCAACTTCTCCCCCACATTCAGTCGATTGTTGCCGTTTGCATCAAGCGCAATGAACCACTGCTCACCGTACGTCGGCGATGCTTCGGTGAATCCGGCACCGGTACCGGAGTTTCTCGTGCCGTCGTTGTTCGCATCATTGTAGAGAAAATCGAGATTCACGTCGTACACACCGCCTGTATTGCCGGAGTAGGAGATTTCACGGTATCGGAGGATTTCGCCCGGATCGGCAATTCCGTTTCCATTCAAGTCTACGGCATCAGTTCCCGGATCGAATACGCTGTTACTGTTGACATCGAGCCAGTTGAGCGTATCGCCATCGGCGAAGAAGAGCATCGGGTGAAAGAAATCCACACCCGTATCGAAGTCGGCAATGATCGCGCCTTTCCCGGTGATTTTTCTTCCAAGCTGATCGTTGCGCTGCCAGACAGTATCGGCCTGAATTTGCGGACGGCTGACATCGAGCGGAGGAACTCGGACGGGACGCCACGAAGGTTGAACGGCAATAATTCCGTGAACACGATCAAGCTTCTGCATATCATCAAACGTAACTTCAACGGGAAAGACTGTCTCGGAACCGAGCCGCTTTCCGTTGTACATCACAAAACGTACTCCCGACCGTTCCACAAGTTGAAGCAGGGCCTCATCCGGCTTTTCCGAAAATCTGATCGTGGCAGAAACCGGCACATCAACCTGTCCCGCTGCCTCGGCCTGACGTTTCAGAAAATCGAATCGAAAGTCAATACGAGATGATTGAGAGAAGGCGGAGAAGGCTCCGCACAATAGCAAAATGAGAGAAATGGTTTTCATGAGATTCCCTTCTGATCATAATTGATGAATATTAGCGCCGCGCAATCCACACACCTGCAATAGTAATCGCGGAGCCGAACACTTGAATCAGATATACTTGCTCGTCGAGCACAACGTACGAGACAACAAAGGCAAGGACCGGAACAAGATTACTGAAGCTGCTCGTCTTTCCCGGGCCCAGTCGTTGAACGCCGTACGACCAGAATGCGTTCGCAAGCCCAATCGAAAGAATCCCGGACACAATTGCCGCAACCCAAATTGTCCAGCCAACTGATGACCAGTCCGTCATGATTGCCGAAGGTACAGCCGCAAGCACAAGCCCTACTGCCCCGATGCCAATCATCATTGTTGCAAGATGGAGTGATGAGTAGCGGACAAGCAGAGGTTTTTGGAGATTTGTGCTGAATCCCCATAAAATCGCTGCCGCGAGGCAAACGAGATCGCCAATAATTTCATGTCCGCCCAACTGGAGTTTTTTTCCGCTTCCCGCAATAATCATGATCACGCCGGCAAGGGAAAGTCCCATGCCGAGCCACATCATTTCTTGAATTTTCTCCTTGTGCAACCGCGCGTGAAAGAGGATTGTCCACAGTGGAGACGTTGCCATGAGAATGGCGGCATTGCCCGCTGTTGTGAGCGCGAGGCCGACAATGAACGCGCATTGATACAACACGTTCGCAATAAATCCGGCCCGGAGAATACTCTTCCAATCTGATTTCTGAACGGGAGTCCAAACCGATGTCGAAAAGAACATCGCCGCCAGCACAAGAAATGCCACG
Encoded proteins:
- a CDS encoding T9SS type A sorting domain-containing protein; translated protein: MNRKLLIGVVVLLTLGISGVYFFGKDKVTDDAMYLTAEEVSEYQQLLKLKSKLDPDSPEGIRNAARVRTLEKIRLGEAKAEAPHQFARILHEMRIPYGEAVHAYPPNHKMTELTKARYSAPTSPNILTWISRGPGNVPGRARGIVVDPADPNYNTWYFGSVGGGVWKTTNAGASWRELTANMPNLAASVIIQSPSNPNIMYVGTGESMFSVDVVNGDGILKSTDRGETWFQLTSTINNDNFNNIARMIVHPQNPDVVLAATSSGRYKQNTVNKSGIYKSTNGGVSWYQVYLETDIGTFDRVKKVLQIIETPGNFDIQYAAIDEKGIIKSTDAGETWFLSSSGINDQTGRYELAIAPSNVNKIYAASEGTPNSNLYVTTNAGASWTLTTVSGTNVNWLSSQGWYDNTIVVHPTNENRVYVGGVNLYVITMISETQRTIASMSAGAVHVDHHNLMIIPKPNNSFRIINANDGGMGISTDSSTGWINPGNGMITSQFYGVDKRPGASAYFGGMQDNGTWRSPIDPNALTGWTSQIGGDGYETSWHFDDPLRLIGGSQYNGLRRSTNGGSSFVSATSGLATGSGNAPFITKIAKTNMEPDLLFAVGASGVYRSTNFGQNWVLTSIPSGTWGAISSFHDVRISRSNPDIVWAGSRMDATGKIHLSTNRGVTFTPVPDFTGTTMGGISGLATHPWEDSTAYVLFSFAQKPKILRTTNLGQTWEDISGYIPGPSSNNGFPDVAVYDLLVLPHTPNVLWAGTEIGLFESTNNGTSWHLANNGMPAACIWFMTHVEDEVVLATHGRGIWSVNIPGLAGGQTFKPLLGTMAQAPDGMLSIPVTLRGLYDSTIVAINDTPFVKLGANPVAMRDTIVKYPVLQARTLTVSVASYKGGVVYPSIARSIAVIVIAPARSAYSNTFNAATSDFTGTGFSVTTPTGFTDGGIHTAHPYGNNLNNTYTLTIPIIVAPTNAYLAYDNVALVEPGEPGAPFGDPSFYDYVIVEGTRDGINWIPLANGYDATYDPAWLNAYNTSTPGNATMFRHHELNLRDVFNTGENIFVRFRLYTDAGVTGWGWAIDNLEIQERITDVAEGNGGPSRFALEQNFPNPFNPETRISYQLPRQENAVLKIFSINGQEIRTLVNETQRAGTYTVAWDGKNAKGMPVASGIYFYRLTAGTFAEARKMVLTR
- a CDS encoding DMT family transporter, with amino-acid sequence MTELERIRQQRAQLLLLLVVIIWATNFPIAKFAISHLDVFVFNGIRFVVAFLVLAAMFFSTSVWTPVQKSDWKSILRAGFIANVLYQCAFIVGLALTTAGNAAILMATSPLWTILFHARLHKEKIQEMMWLGMGLSLAGVIMIIAGSGKKLQLGGHEIIGDLVCLAAAILWGFSTNLQKPLLVRYSSLHLATMMIGIGAVGLVLAAVPSAIMTDWSSVGWTIWVAAIVSGILSIGLANAFWSYGVQRLGPGKTSSFSNLVPVLAFVVSYVVLDEQVYLIQVFGSAITIAGVWIARR
- a CDS encoding T9SS type A sorting domain-containing protein, encoding MSSGTIAPDDFPSLYNAQILLAIGPFFLQPSDTLRFAVAIMCAYTLTGLQNAAAQALNLYNSLILSTPSTENGVPSEFFLAQNYPNPFNPTTTITYKLPTAAGVTLTVYDMLGREVATLVDEVKTAGEYAVQFNTSGLASGVYFYRLSIPGSVATRKMMVVK
- a CDS encoding T9SS type A sorting domain-containing protein: MAYVANPLDSGSTPFGVSLLDPSSSARITFQRFPLSGIPNSDAATYDMMSSGGIAPDEFPSLSDTRFLLAIGPFHLAPYDTMRFALAIVCAYNLTGLQSTAIQALNLYNSFVLSTPSTENGVPSEFFLAQNYPNPFNPTTTITYQLPVVADVTLTVYDMLGREVATLVNGRRNAGNHSVQFDATGQASGVYFYKLQAGSFVQTKRMLLVR
- a CDS encoding S8 family peptidase, with translation MKTISLILLLCGAFSAFSQSSRIDFRFDFLKRQAEAAGQVDVPVSATIRFSEKPDEALLQLVERSGVRFVMYNGKRLGSETVFPVEVTFDDMQKLDRVHGIIAVQPSWRPVRVPPLDVSRPQIQADTVWQRNDQLGRKITGKGAIIADFDTGVDFFHPMLFFADGDTLNWLDVNSNSVFDPGTDAVDLNGNGIADPGEILRYREISYSGNTGGVYDVNLDFLYNDANNDGTRNSGTGAGFTEASPTYGEQWFIALDANGNNRLNVGEKLVGLKTSKIRAIRETSGVVRRRGIDLINANPDTGPYGGHGTSVAGIAVGGIEGVHRLAGIAPGADMIFGSIEYNNTPRFFTGLAAMMAWAAAEGADVFLVEDGEWVWEYLDGSSNEEIMINEYAANGIVQVMPAGNLTGGFMQKTVTVNASDSTTITFTGGSSSQVWPSVRWMGNASDVTVSLQVASSSFVPLPGDGSTITIGTKSVYSNKGTSSRNTTMMAVYIASSGSTTYNLRVVNTSGTAKRIDCMLGDNGFSWSGLARWSSPSEDNTATWPSTADSAIGVGAYKNKSNDTNINTFSGKGTRLDGFRIVDVASPGSTVYTIGRNVTYTGFGGTSSAGPHVAGAAALLLQADTTLRHRHVKALLQAGAIADQYTGTVPNTTWGFGKLRIANSLNLIVTDVTGIPELPAAFILSQNYPNPFNPTTNIKYQIPNTNHVTLKVFDLLGREVATLVDEVKTAGEYAVQFNTSGLASGVYFYRLSIPGSVATRKMMVVK